TGCGTAATGTATGTTTTTACCAATCCTCAAACTTGTTTGCCCTTATGGTTCCTGCAATACAAGAatctggtattaaaatttggcgtAAAGTAACTGAAGAACTatgatgaaaggtttttgggttCGAATCTGATGTCaggtgggaccaagtgtctggttCCACATGACATCAGATTGtattttatgttaaaataaaacttcaaagagattatttgaaaaaaaaattcatattttacaatatttaattttgcacatgtcaaaATCTATGTCTGGTATAAGACACATTTAACTAAGACCAACAGATTTTAAACTAAACCAATACAAAATCTTTGGCCTTTAACAAAGTTCAATTTTATTGCTTCTTTGATCAAAGTACAAaagctaaaacaaaacaaaggaaCAGCAAATGTAGATACAAGCAATTGACAAATGTGTATCGTTAAGAAATAACTAGATAGGTAAATCTAAAGGAGTGCATTTACATTTTCAGTCGATGCTTTGGGAGAGCATACACAACTGTAGTAAATGAGATTATGCGTTTCTGTAGACAAATGATAACGTGTGGATTTCTATGTACAAATACAATTTgtattatttacaaaaaaaaaacacataatttCTGTTTCAATTTTCCGATAGGAATTGTGCAACAAGTTTGTTAAATTCTTCCGCGTAGCGTAGATGTATGTTGTGTTTTCCCTCCGGAAATTCGTGGTACCTTGCAAGAACAAATGGTAAATAAGGTTTAAAAAAAGCTTGTGAAAAGCTGTTTATTCTAAAGTATGCAAAAACAGTTAACATTTTGTTTTCGTCACTGAGGTTATtccaacaacatttttatttcttatatGTATGGTTGTCAACATTGCAAACCTTAGAATAAATCTTTTGATACGCTTATTTTCTTACTCACCTTGCCCCCTTGATGTGTTCTCGCAGATATGGTATATGCTCAGCAGCAATCATTGGGTCTTTTTTTCCATGCAATATTAAAGTGGGCGCTTTAATCATTTCAACCTCTTGCTTACAAAAATCGCCCTCACGTTCTCCATAGAAAGCTGAGGCAGCGTCCACCCATTCACTCCATAGTTCGGCAAATCTTTTCTCCCCGTAAACCTTTTCCATGGGTTCGCGCATCCGAGGTGACCATTTATTCACATCTTTCATTTTATGAAGGGCTATCACTTCATCAGGTATCAGATAAGCACCAGCTCCCCAAATGATCAACTTCTCTATGTTGTCTACATATCGACCGGCAGCGATCAAACCCGTTATGCCTCCATCACTCCAGCcaattatggaaaatttcggtCTCTTGAGAGCCTTCATTAATTCCACTGCACAGCGGGCGTCATTTTGAAAGAAATCTAAACCCCATTTCCTTTTTGGCGGTATGGATTTGCCATAGCCAGGCGGATCCCAGGAAATAACTGTGTAATTTGGCAGCAACTTTGGCAGCTCTTCAATTTGCGGCTTGAAGTCCGTCCAACTGGATCCCAAAGCACCGGGCATCAACAGAACACTTTTTTCACCTTTGCCGCCCTCGACAATGTTAATGTCAAGGTCATTTACTTTGACTTTCCGCTCGACATGTAAGTAACGATTAGAAACGCTTTGCGTGAGTTCCTTCATTAAACCATGTAACTTTGAACGAAATTGGAACATGTTTGTTCAACCAACCTATCGACTtagtaaaacagagagaaacgggtaaaataagcaaaaatggACATTGATTCCATAAGCATCATGATAACAAGCAGCTGAGCAGCTGTATAACAGCTGTTTCTAATGTTTAGTGATGTGCAACTAAAAGTATTCGTCTCGGCTCGGCGGCAAGATACCgttaatttcaaataaatcataatacatataaaaaaacaccacttttgctgacatttaaatgttttttgctatgccagtctttgaatagaaagcattaaaccaTGTTCTACAGAAGGATAATATCCTGCAaatcttaataaaaaaatacttcacatgaaaaaattgccttaaatttaaaacaagttaaaaggtgctaagttcagcggggcaaaatcttgggaacccaccacaatggatagcTCCATTCATGCGTATATAAGACAGCATAGTTCTATTCATGCGTATTTTTCTAACCATTCGTAGAAAATGGGTTAAATCGTTTGACCCATTGGAAAGGgtcaaattatgaaaaatttattacCATACTTTCCATCTATCATTCTACAcaaactgtaaaaatttcaagaaatttcggTCAGCCGTTTATGAGTATGAGAAAAAAAGTCATGAGTTGCGTTCGACCGCTTCAGATCTCTGCTATGTagcgattcagaccgtatttggaACGTATCTTGAAGACCATATTTGTACAAGGCCATCGTAGGCTTAAAGATTaagaagtttatatgggagtttgcccctgttccttagtgaaatgttcaagggcaaaatttgcaattttagccaaatcggataacaattgcgccctccagaggctcaagaagccaagatccgagatttgtttatatggcaactatcataacatggaccgacatggcccatttacaatttcaacctACCAACTctaacaggaagtatttgttcaaaatttcaagcgcctacacagaaaaaaagtcacgaacattttttaaattaaaactttaattgaaaataaaaatgttttcaattaaaaaattaattgaatcaatcattttttaattgaattcggatttttttaaattacgatttagattgaaattttgtctattttaatttaaaaaattaattgattcaatcatttttttaactgGTTTTGGAGAGGCATTCTATACAAATTGAATGTCGAttgattttgtatgaaaatcgattttcgataatttttttaataaaaaatacaatGTTAGAATATTGAACTGGCATTCTGCAAATGAAagtttgcccataaacattccattaaagaacaggggcaaacttctcacatatcaacgagtgctgtccgattcaagtttaagctcaatgataaggagcctcccttTTATGGTCAAGTCCGAACGACGGggtgcagagcgacacctcttctgGGTGACGTTTTTTCATGGTATGGTACCGCgctaatgtcgccagcattagagagagagagagatagggaATTTCAAGGGCctatacagaaaaaaatattacgaacatttttttcaattaaaacttcAATTGAACATAAAAATCTTTTCACTTATAAACTTAATTGAAtctatcattttttaattgaatccggattttttttaattacggttgtaactgaaatttaaaaacttgatttaaaaaattaattgattcaataatttttttaattgaactgaactttttcaattacgatcgtgattgaaattttcaattaaaaattaattgattcaatatcttttcaataaaatcttcaaaaattttatatacaaaatgtgactgaaaatttataaacaataacaataataaacaATAACGTCCTAGAccattattttttttcctttttgtcacttaattcattgaaaacagctgtgtTTATTGAATTGTTCACGAATCGATTGacatgtaaattttgcccatgaacattccactaaggaacagggcaaacttctcacatgtcagtgcagtccgattcaagtttaagctcaatgataaggggtctccgaGTCCGGATGCCATGCTGtagagcgacatctctttgaatagaagttttacatggcatagtacctcaaaattgttgccagcattaggaggggaaaaccaccgctgacaattttttctcgccaggattcgaacccaagcgttcagcgccattggcggacatgctaacccttgcgctgcggtggcctcctattattattaatataaCTCGAGATAATTGAAAACATACGACAATAACTTGGCAAAACTTTACTGGGAATTATTTCCAACACTACTTTTTTGGACTTGTACGTATACTAGGATTGTTTGCTtataattgttatttttttttgcagccTTATTACACGTAGGGAATTCAAAGTAGTTCACGCATTCTTATGATGTTTTTCTGTTGTTTAGCAGTTTGACAGTTTTTCAGGGCTAGTACTAGAGATATTCTAATACCAGCCCTGATGATGAATGACATTctgacattttatcgccaagCTATGTAGCCAATCGAAAAAATCTGTAGATTTTGCAGGTAGACCATATAGGTCTGACCCTGTATTTTTTACACCTTCGTCTTTAGACGTCATGCGCCCTACGGCCTCAGGAAAAGACGGCACTGTTTTGACAGTTTGGAATTGAAAGAGATGACGAAAAGATGTGCATTCGCTACTGTGTAAAGAAACACATGCTTGTGACtttgtgaaaattaaaaaaaaaaaaaacaatattgtgAATATTGAAAACAAACACAGTTTTcacaattttgaaataaaattttccttataGAAAACATGTG
This Stomoxys calcitrans chromosome 2, idStoCalc2.1, whole genome shotgun sequence DNA region includes the following protein-coding sequences:
- the LOC106083774 gene encoding valacyclovir hydrolase; amino-acid sequence: MFQFRSKLHGLMKELTQSVSNRYLHVERKVKVNDLDINIVEGGKGEKSVLLMPGALGSSWTDFKPQIEELPKLLPNYTVISWDPPGYGKSIPPKRKWGLDFFQNDARCAVELMKALKRPKFSIIGWSDGGITGLIAAGRYVDNIEKLIIWGAGAYLIPDEVIALHKMKDVNKWSPRMREPMEKVYGEKRFAELWSEWVDAASAFYGEREGDFCKQEVEMIKAPTLILHGKKDPMIAAEHIPYLREHIKGARYHEFPEGKHNIHLRYAEEFNKLVAQFLSEN